The Pseudomonas kermanshahensis genome includes a window with the following:
- the rdrA gene encoding antiviral RADAR system adenosine triphosphatase RdrA has product MGDLSRRFIPIDQAESAYQADAQNLLAREVYEDLLTFIGEAQNRSKLASAQNLKLDQCRLHSAILLDGKRGTGKSSILVNLPTYLASSKADWIARVHILKPVDPTLLEDHNDLFLNVIVAAVLSDKHIQAAQEGSERHRKELALQLQRLGHSLEKMQSQDDTKGLDKLRAFMGNQQLVEEVHNFFELALKIIDKDLLVLTIDDVDTSLSKAFENLEIVRRYLTTPKVLPVISGDGRLYDELTWRDFHGRILQDSNYRRADAYEHAYDLATEYQRKVLPLQYRLRMPDVSSYLADPLVFLLDRGRSGQQLQLRAFSEWINVFLSGPVNGLENSKLVVPLGSIRALTQLVYRCRELISSLPERFYDYRESGDLAHFYQMPNIPRDVIEQFAASYAEIRTHHKREYLPAYRVFLNAFERIEGDSNSTLNLMPGIDESAWCSALQRHFYYDSYGGPAYLVLTAKKDWAERLGGMESVFETPLFQPRMHEAAEYNSFKNQADLETWHRVLNGKLPEDWIKRLPSKSILPYPVPEVGGSLGRIGWSARGSSPRQGLVLALMLHRNYYSSSLRGRMVGVGRIIELVISSLLREVEVDEIVGLLSRAPFYSTAAVAATKVRIEVSGEEDYLESFDGLFNLGDYEVEIEELSSQIKEWRKRHGLETFRLSPWLVYNVFNKTLNQAGFFNPSSKNSLGLIDVVEISQSAFNSLWAAFGSFEKGRLFGLPPLVATVNIGAPKFFESTQTYTQNILPFYPRANSTFGVKEGDFLSNESASAKAVACFGKVTKAVTYFLGDHPLRGLLAVVASEVLAEGKAELPSGQQVSDWISQQLGIESNRINIKNIEQGLREKFDTYDELEFFSEEFRERFPKVPAVYEMQVSSAIERLKKTKKYRS; this is encoded by the coding sequence ATGGGCGACCTAAGCCGCCGTTTTATCCCAATTGACCAAGCTGAAAGTGCCTACCAGGCCGACGCACAGAACCTACTTGCCCGGGAAGTTTATGAAGATTTATTGACGTTCATCGGCGAAGCGCAAAATAGATCTAAACTTGCTAGTGCCCAAAATCTTAAACTTGATCAATGCCGACTTCACAGTGCCATACTGCTCGATGGGAAGCGGGGGACTGGAAAAAGTTCAATACTTGTTAACTTGCCAACATATCTTGCGTCTAGTAAAGCGGATTGGATTGCCAGGGTTCACATACTTAAGCCTGTGGATCCCACTTTGCTTGAAGATCATAATGATCTTTTCTTGAATGTCATTGTTGCTGCTGTGCTTTCAGATAAACATATTCAGGCTGCACAAGAAGGGAGTGAGAGACATCGCAAAGAACTCGCGCTTCAATTACAAAGGCTAGGGCACTCGCTCGAAAAAATGCAATCCCAGGATGACACAAAGGGCTTAGATAAACTGCGAGCCTTCATGGGGAATCAGCAGTTGGTAGAAGAGGTGCACAATTTCTTCGAGCTTGCGCTTAAGATCATAGATAAAGATCTTCTAGTGCTGACTATTGATGATGTTGATACCTCGTTGAGTAAAGCGTTTGAAAATCTTGAAATTGTTCGAAGGTATTTGACAACACCCAAGGTGCTGCCAGTAATTAGTGGAGATGGTCGTCTGTATGATGAGTTGACCTGGCGAGACTTCCATGGGCGTATTTTGCAAGATTCCAATTATCGTCGCGCCGATGCCTATGAGCATGCTTACGATTTGGCAACTGAATATCAACGTAAAGTTTTGCCACTCCAATATCGTCTGAGAATGCCTGATGTATCAAGTTATCTTGCTGATCCATTAGTTTTTCTGTTGGATAGAGGGCGCTCGGGGCAGCAGCTTCAGTTGAGAGCATTTAGTGAATGGATTAACGTTTTTTTATCCGGGCCGGTTAATGGTTTGGAAAATAGCAAGTTAGTAGTTCCGTTAGGCTCGATTCGAGCGCTGACGCAGCTAGTATATCGCTGTCGTGAGTTGATTTCGTCCCTGCCTGAACGGTTTTATGATTATCGTGAGAGTGGGGATCTAGCACATTTCTACCAGATGCCAAATATACCACGCGATGTGATTGAGCAGTTTGCGGCGAGCTATGCTGAAATTCGTACTCATCATAAGCGAGAATATCTTCCAGCTTATAGAGTGTTCTTAAATGCGTTTGAGCGTATAGAAGGGGATAGTAATTCGACTTTAAACTTGATGCCTGGTATAGATGAAAGTGCATGGTGCTCTGCACTGCAGAGGCACTTTTATTATGATTCATATGGCGGGCCTGCGTATTTGGTTCTGACCGCAAAAAAGGACTGGGCTGAAAGGCTGGGGGGTATGGAGAGTGTTTTTGAAACCCCTCTGTTTCAGCCGAGAATGCATGAGGCCGCAGAATACAATTCATTTAAAAACCAAGCTGATCTTGAAACTTGGCACCGAGTGCTTAATGGGAAACTCCCGGAAGATTGGATAAAACGTCTGCCGAGTAAATCGATTTTGCCATATCCTGTGCCGGAAGTAGGTGGGAGTTTAGGGCGTATTGGTTGGTCTGCGCGAGGAAGTAGTCCGCGACAGGGCCTGGTGCTAGCGTTGATGCTGCATAGGAATTACTATTCAAGCTCACTTCGTGGCCGCATGGTGGGCGTGGGGCGAATAATAGAGCTAGTAATTTCAAGTCTTTTGCGAGAAGTTGAAGTTGACGAGATTGTTGGGTTATTGTCACGTGCCCCTTTTTACTCTACGGCAGCAGTTGCTGCAACTAAGGTGCGTATTGAAGTCTCGGGCGAAGAGGACTATCTCGAATCTTTTGATGGTCTTTTCAATCTCGGTGATTATGAGGTGGAGATTGAAGAACTTTCGTCGCAAATAAAAGAATGGCGTAAGCGACATGGTTTAGAGACGTTTAGGTTGTCGCCTTGGCTTGTATATAACGTGTTCAATAAAACTTTGAATCAAGCTGGTTTTTTCAATCCGTCATCTAAAAACTCACTTGGTTTGATTGATGTGGTCGAGATTTCGCAAAGTGCTTTTAATAGTTTGTGGGCGGCTTTTGGCAGCTTCGAAAAAGGTCGATTGTTTGGTTTGCCACCACTCGTTGCAACGGTAAATATCGGTGCGCCTAAGTTTTTTGAAAGTACGCAAACTTATACACAAAATATTTTGCCGTTTTATCCTAGGGCGAACTCGACTTTTGGCGTCAAGGAGGGCGATTTTTTAAGTAATGAGTCTGCTTCAGCAAAAGCGGTAGCTTGCTTCGGTAAAGTCACGAAAGCTGTTACGTATTTCTTAGGTGATCACCCACTGCGTGGATTGCTAGCTGTTGTAGCGAGTGAAGTGTTAGCTGAGGGGAAGGCTGAATTACCTAGCGGGCAGCAAGTCTCAGACTGGATTTCTCAACAGTTGGGTATTGAAAGTAATCGTATTAATATAAAAAACATAGAGCAAGGGTTGCGTGAAAAGTTCGATACCTATGATGAGCTAGAGTTTTTCAGTGAGGAGTTTCGCGAACGTTTCCCTAAAGTGCCTGCGGTTTATGAAATGCAAGTGTCATCCGCTATTGAAAGGCTCAAGAAAACCAAGAAGTATAGGTCATGA